The Fusobacterium massiliense DNA window GAAAATGCTTGAGTAAATATTTCAGAGAATACTGCTGGAACTTGTCCTATATTTAATACTATAACTAATAATCCTACAAGTACATAAAATATTGACATAATTGGTACTAAAGAAGTAGCAATATTTGCAACTCTTTTTAGTCCACCTAAAACTATACACATTAAACAACAAATTAAAATTATTCCTGTTATCCAAGTTGGAACATCATAATTTGAGCTTAAAACTCCAGCTATTGTATTTGATTGAACTAGATTTGCTCCCATCATTTTTGTACACATTAATACTGCAATAACAATTCCTAGCCATGGAGCTTTTAATCCATCTCTAATATAATACATAGGTCCACTTAAAATATTTCCATCTTTATCTCTACCATTATACATTTGAGATAACACTATTTCACCATATTTTAAAGCCATTCCAAAGAATGCAGCAACCCACATCCAAAAAACTGCTCCCATACCTCCACTAGCAACAGCTGTAGCAACTCCAACAACATTTCCTCCACCAACATTTCCAGCAAGAGTAACCATCATTGCTTTAAATGTTGAAAGTGATCCAGAACCTTTATCCTCATTTCTTGATTTAAATGAGTCGATAAGAGTTTTCTTCATAATAAAATTAAAATGTCTAATTTGAATAAAACCATTAGTAAATGTGTATAAAACACCTAAAGCTAAAAGTACATATACTAACCATCTTCCCCATAAATATTTGTTCACTGTCGTTAAAACCAATTCCAATTGTTCCATAAAACTATCCCCCTATTTATTTTCATTGATTATTTTTCTAGTTAGATCTGGAAAATTACCTATTAAAATATCAACTTTTTTATTAATTAAATCTTTAATATCTTCTTCTTTATTAACTGTCCAAGTATTAATTTCTAAACCATTTTCTTTTAATTCTTTCACTACTTCTGGTATTAAATTATTAAATCTTGGATGATAACATTCAACTCCATGAGAAGCTGTATATGCTCCTGCATTAATTATCCAATCTTCAGATAAAAATCCATATTTTAATTCTGGAGCTATCTTTTTCATTCTTAATACTGAAAAGTGATTAAAGCTTGAAATGATAACTCTCTTTTCTAACTTATATTCTTTTATTAAATTATGAACTTTTTCTTCAATTCCTAAATATTCATTGATTCCTGTTTTTAATTCAATATTTGTAATGAAATCTAAATTTTTTATAAGCTCAAAATATTCTCTTAAAGTTGGAATTTTATTAAACCCCAGTTTTCCTGTATAAATATAGGAAGCATCAAATTTTGAAAGTTCTTCATAAGTATAATTCACAACATATCCTTTCCCATTTGTTGTCCTATCGATAGTTTCATCATGAATTATCACAACTTCTCCATCTTTTGTAAGCTGAACATCAAGTTCGGCTCCATCTGCTCCTGCTTCAATAGCTTTTTCAAATGCTAACAAAGTATTTTCAGGAAACTTTCCACTGAAACCCCTATGAGCAAAATTTTTAACCATTTTAAACACCTCTTTAAAAACCTATCTTCTAGCACACTTGTGCTTTTAACGTTTTTTATTATACAATTAACTTTTATAAAATTTCAAGTTTTTTTTAATTTTTTTTATATAAATTCTCTATTTTAGAAACTATAGTTTATTTTTCACACATTTATAAAATGAGCTTTTTTTGATTTTTTTTGGATTATATACAATCTGAAACTTTATTATTTTTTTTATTTATTCAATATATTATCAACTAGCTTTTTTGAAAAACATTTGTTATAATACGTGTGTTCTTTTATAGAATAAATTATTATTTAATAAATAAAATATAAAACCATGGAGGTATTATGAAAATAATAACTGATAAGAAAAAGGTAGCATTATATTATAAGGAGAATGAAATTAGTTATAAAGACTTTATTTCAAATACAAAAAAAATAAAATTTTTTTCAAAAATACAACAATTTACAAATAATATGATTTATATGGAAAATAGACCTGAATTACTATATAGCTTTTTTGCTACTTGGGATTCTAGAGCAACTTGTGTTTGTATTGATGCATCTTCAACAAGTGAAGAGTTAGAATATTTCATTGATAACTCAGATGTTGTTAGAATTTTCACTTCAAATGAACAATTAGAAAAAGTTGAAACAGCCTTATCTAATTTAAAAAAGGATGTAGAAATTATCAATGTTGATAAAATAGATTTTTCAAAAATATCTATTGATGAAAATTTAGAGGAAAATACTTATATCAACTCTCCAGAAAAAGATGATACAGCCCTTATTTTATACACATCTGGAACAACAGGAAAACCTAAAGGTGTTATGCTAAGTTTTGACAATATCTTAGCTAATATCGAAGCTCTTGAAGTACACAATATGTTTGAAGAAAAAGATATAACTGTTGCTCTTCTTCCAATGCATCATATTTTACCTCTTTTAGGTACTGGTGTATTACCACTTATGAGTTCTTCTACTATAGTTTTCTTAGAAGAAATCTCCTCTGCTGCTTTAATAGAAGCTATGAAAAAATATAAAGTAACTATGATTATTGCTGTACCTAGATTATGGGAAATGATGCATAAAAAGATTATGGATACTATAAAATCAAAAGGAATAACAAGATTCATATTTGCTCTTGCTAAAAAAGTAAACTCTCTAAAATTTAGCCGTATCCTATTCAAAAAAGTTAGTGAAAGTTTTGGAGGAAATATTAAATTCTTTGTTTCAGGAGGTTCTAAATTAAACGGTCAAATAACTGAAGATTTTTATACTCTTGGAATTAAAGTATGTGAAGGCTATGGAATGACTGAGACTTCTCCTATGATTTCATATACTCCTAAAGATGATATAGTTCCAAATTGTGCCGGAAAAGTTATAAAAGATGTTGAAGTTAAAATTGCTGATGACAATGAAATACTTGTTAAAGGTAGAAATGTAATGAAAGGTTACTATAAAAATCCTGAGGCAACTGCACAAATTATTGATGAAAATGGTTGGTTACATACTGGAGATTTAGGAAGATTAGATGGTCAATATCTATATGTTACCGGTAGAAAAAAAGAAATGATAGTTTTATCAAATGGGAAAAATATTAATCCAATTGAAATAGAAGAAAAAATTTCTTCTATGACAAATCTGATTGCTGAAATTGTTGTTACTGAGTACAATTCAATTTTAACAGCAGTTATTCACCCCGATTTTAATAAAATTAAAGAAGAAAAAATTGATAATATATTAGAAAAATTAAAATGGGATATAGTTGATAAATACAATCAAAAAGCTCCTGATTACAAAAAGATTTTAGATGTTAAGATTGTAAATGAAGATTTTCCTAAAACTAAAATTGGAAAAATAAAAAGATTTATGATAGCCGATATGTTAAACGGAAAAATTCAAAAAAAAGAAAGAGAAGCTGAGCCTAATTTTGAAGAATACAATATTATTAAAAAATATCTAACCGAGATTAAAGAAAAAGAAGTTTATTTTGATTCTCATATTGAAATAGACTTAGCAATGGACTCTCTTGATATAGTTGAATTTTTACACTTTTTAGAATTAAACTTTGGAGTTAAGGAAGAAAATTTAATTTCTAGATATTCCACTCTTTTAGAATTAGCAAATTATATAAAAGAAAATAAAAATCAAGAAAAAATAGGGGATTTAAATTGGAAAGAAATTATAAATAAAGATATACAAGCAGATATCCCTAGCTCAAGTATTTTTGCAAGATTTATTAAATTTATATCCTTAATTTTATTTAATACATATTTTAGAGTTAAAGTTAGTGGCAAGGAAAAACTAAGTGATAAACCTTGTATTTATATTGCTAATCACCAAAGTTTCTTAGATGGTTTTTTATTTAATTATGCTGTTCCAAATAGAATTTTAAGAAAAACATATTTTTTAGCAACTGCTGTTCACTTTAAAAGTTCTTTTAGAAAAAAAATGGCTAATCTTTCAAATGTAATTTTAGTTGATATGAACAAAGATATTGCAGAAGTTATGCAAACATTAGCTAAACTTTTAAAAGAAGGAAAAAATGTTGCTATTTACCCTGAAGGTTTAAGAACTCGTGATGGAAAATTAAATAAATTCAAAAAATCTTTTGCTATTATTGCAAAAGAATTAAATGTAGATATCCAACCTTATGTTATAAAAGGTGCTTATGAAGCTTTTCCAATTGGAAAAAAACTTCCTAAAATGTCTAATATTTCTTTAGAATTTTTAGATAGAATTGAAGTTACTAACTTAACTTATGATGAAATTGTAGAAAAATCTTATAATGTTATAAAAGATAAATTAGATTAATAGACACTTTATAATCTCTCTTGACAGCCGTATGAGTTCTACGAGCTCGATAAACACAGGCTCTTCGAACTAATACGGACGTCAGAGAATAATTTTTGCTATTTAAATTTATACTTTCTTATAGAAATATAAAATTCCCTGATAGCCTTATCAGTTCTTTGAACTAATAAAAACTTCAGGGAATATTTTTAATTTTCTAGAATATTATCTTCACTACTTGATTTTTCTTCTTTTATAGGTTCAGAATCTTCTCTAAGCATAATTCTTTCAAATTCATCTCCCATAATAGTCTCTTTTTCAAG harbors:
- a CDS encoding alanine/glycine:cation symporter family protein, whose protein sequence is MEQLELVLTTVNKYLWGRWLVYVLLALGVLYTFTNGFIQIRHFNFIMKKTLIDSFKSRNEDKGSGSLSTFKAMMVTLAGNVGGGNVVGVATAVASGGMGAVFWMWVAAFFGMALKYGEIVLSQMYNGRDKDGNILSGPMYYIRDGLKAPWLGIVIAVLMCTKMMGANLVQSNTIAGVLSSNYDVPTWITGIILICCLMCIVLGGLKRVANIATSLVPIMSIFYVLVGLLVIVLNIGQVPAVFSEIFTQAFSMQAAAGGAGGYVMARALQYGITRGMYSNEAGEGTAPFAHGSAIVDHPCEEGITGVTEVFLDTIIICSITAIVIGVTGIYKTDLSPAVMALESFGTVWAPLKHLATIALLLFCFTTLMGQWFNAAKSFNYAFGTKVTDKVKYVFPFLCIVGSLNKISLVWTVQDIAMGLVIIPNLIALIILFPQVRKQTKDYFSNPKFYPGAKK
- a CDS encoding glycerophosphodiester phosphodiesterase yields the protein MVKNFAHRGFSGKFPENTLLAFEKAIEAGADGAELDVQLTKDGEVVIIHDETIDRTTNGKGYVVNYTYEELSKFDASYIYTGKLGFNKIPTLREYFELIKNLDFITNIELKTGINEYLGIEEKVHNLIKEYKLEKRVIISSFNHFSVLRMKKIAPELKYGFLSEDWIINAGAYTASHGVECYHPRFNNLIPEVVKELKENGLEINTWTVNKEEDIKDLINKKVDILIGNFPDLTRKIINENK
- a CDS encoding AMP-binding protein, translated to MKIITDKKKVALYYKENEISYKDFISNTKKIKFFSKIQQFTNNMIYMENRPELLYSFFATWDSRATCVCIDASSTSEELEYFIDNSDVVRIFTSNEQLEKVETALSNLKKDVEIINVDKIDFSKISIDENLEENTYINSPEKDDTALILYTSGTTGKPKGVMLSFDNILANIEALEVHNMFEEKDITVALLPMHHILPLLGTGVLPLMSSSTIVFLEEISSAALIEAMKKYKVTMIIAVPRLWEMMHKKIMDTIKSKGITRFIFALAKKVNSLKFSRILFKKVSESFGGNIKFFVSGGSKLNGQITEDFYTLGIKVCEGYGMTETSPMISYTPKDDIVPNCAGKVIKDVEVKIADDNEILVKGRNVMKGYYKNPEATAQIIDENGWLHTGDLGRLDGQYLYVTGRKKEMIVLSNGKNINPIEIEEKISSMTNLIAEIVVTEYNSILTAVIHPDFNKIKEEKIDNILEKLKWDIVDKYNQKAPDYKKILDVKIVNEDFPKTKIGKIKRFMIADMLNGKIQKKEREAEPNFEEYNIIKKYLTEIKEKEVYFDSHIEIDLAMDSLDIVEFLHFLELNFGVKEENLISRYSTLLELANYIKENKNQEKIGDLNWKEIINKDIQADIPSSSIFARFIKFISLILFNTYFRVKVSGKEKLSDKPCIYIANHQSFLDGFLFNYAVPNRILRKTYFLATAVHFKSSFRKKMANLSNVILVDMNKDIAEVMQTLAKLLKEGKNVAIYPEGLRTRDGKLNKFKKSFAIIAKELNVDIQPYVIKGAYEAFPIGKKLPKMSNISLEFLDRIEVTNLTYDEIVEKSYNVIKDKLD